One genomic region from Pan troglodytes isolate AG18354 chromosome 14, NHGRI_mPanTro3-v2.0_pri, whole genome shotgun sequence encodes:
- the LOC129136765 gene encoding proline-rich protein 20E: MEEPRPSKRLRSMAPNQASGGPPPEPGCCVADPEDSVEADGPAQPAQPAKPIAYVKPFRWQPPARPESPRPAERGRRRGGSRRPGRGRGRRAGPRGDAGQRQGAEGVMGPDVHIPLDHHGEPGHQGEPEITETAAFSLSETGPLPGTVQEGPGPDVAQPELGFQEPPTAPGPQAVDWQPALTLYPCIGFRALGDSAVLQVIQTPHGTYVQGVPVFLTDIAY, from the exons ATGGAGGAACCAAGGCCTTCGAAGCGACTTCGCTCCATGGCCCCTAATCAAG ccTCAGGTGGGCCTCCTCCAGAGCCAGGCTGCTGTGTTGCGGACCCTGAAGACTCCGTGGAAGCAGATGGGCCCGCACAGCCAGCCCAACCCGCAAAACCCATCGCTTACGTGAAACCCTTCAGATGGCAGCCCCCAGCTCGCCCAGAGTCACCCCGTCCTGCAGAGAGAGGCCGGCGCCGGGGAGGAAGCCGGCGGCCAGGGCGAGGCCGTGGCAGAAGGGCTGGGCCCCGCGGGGACGCTGGCCAGAGACAGGGGGCAGAAGGCGTGATGGGACCGGACGTGCACATCCCACTGGACCACCATGGAGAGCCAGGCCACCAGGGGGAACCGGAAATCACGGAGACCGcagccttctctctttctgaaacaggtcctctgcctggaactgtgCAGGAAGGCCCTGGCCCCGACGTGGCGCAACCTGAGCTGGGGTTTCAGGAGCCGCCCACTGCTCCTGGGCCTCAGGCTGTTGACTGGCAACCCGCGTTGACCCTCTATCCCTGCATCGGGTTTAGGGCTCTGGGTGACTCAGCTGTTCTACAAGTCATTCAAACCCCCCACGGCACCTATGTGCAAGGGGTCCCAGTGTTCCTCACCGACATTGCATATTGA
- the LOC129136766 gene encoding proline-rich protein 20E has product MEEPRPSKRLRSMAPNQASGGPPPEPGCCVADPEDSVEADGPAQPAQPAKPIAYVKPFRWQPPARPESPRPAERGRRRGGSRRPGRGRGRRAGPRGDAGQRQGAEGVMGPDVHIPLDHHGEPGHQGEPEITETAAFSLSETGPLPGTVQEGPGPDVAQPELGFQEPPTAPGPQAVDWQPALTLYPCIGFRALGDSAVLQVIQTPHGTYVQGVPVFLTDIAY; this is encoded by the exons ATGGAGGAACCAAGGCCTTCGAAGCGACTTCGCTCCATGGCCCCTAATCAAG ccTCAGGTGGGCCTCCTCCAGAGCCAGGCTGCTGTGTTGCGGACCCTGAAGACTCCGTGGAAGCAGATGGGCCCGCACAGCCAGCCCAACCCGCAAAACCCATCGCTTACGTGAAACCCTTCAGATGGCAGCCCCCAGCTCGCCCAGAGTCACCCCGTCCTGCAGAGAGAGGCCGGCGCCGGGGAGGAAGCCGGCGGCCAGGGCGAGGCCGTGGCAGAAGGGCTGGGCCCCGCGGGGACGCTGGCCAGAGACAGGGGGCAGAAGGCGTGATGGGACCGGACGTGCACATCCCACTGGACCACCATGGAGAGCCAGGCCACCAGGGGGAACCGGAAATCACGGAGACCGcagccttctctctttctgaaacaggtcctctgcctggaactgtgCAGGAAGGCCCTGGCCCCGACGTGGCGCAACCTGAGCTGGGGTTTCAGGAGCCGCCCACTGCTCCTGGGCCTCAGGCTGTTGACTGGCAACCCGCGTTGACCCTCTATCCCTGCATCGGGTTTAGGGCTCTGGGTGACTCAGCTGTTTTACAAGTCATTCAAACCCCCCACGGCACCTATGTGCAAGGGGTCCCAGTGTTCCTCACCGACATTGCATATTGA